TCAGATTGGCAATTCAGCTTTTCAGCGATTCGCTTCAACTTGTCTGGATTCCTGATCGTGTAGACAGATTGAATGTAGCCATCGAAAATTTCAAAGGTTGTCACACTGTGAATGCGATCGTTGACAAACAAGATGATGCCAGGTTGCCCATTGATTCCAGCGATTTGACTAATCGATGTTGAAAGCCATTTACTGCGAAGTGCCAGCAGAAATTTGCCTACTTTCATCGCTCCTTGTAACGGTTTGAGAGCTGCGACAACCTTTCCACCACCATCAGACCAATAAGTAACATCTTTTGCCAGAAGTGCTAGCAAACCTTGTAAATTGCCTTGGGTGGAAGCTTTCACAAATTGCGCTGTGATTTCCTCCTGTTGCCGATCAGAGACAGGAAAGCGGGGGCGGCGATCGCTAATATGCTGGCGCGATCGCTTGAAGATTTGACGGCAGTTAGCCTGACTCTTCCCTACTATCTGGGCAATTTCATCGTAGTCATAATCAAACACTTCTCGCAGGAGAAATACAGCTCGTTCAATCGGCGATAAGCGTTCTAGAACGACTAAAAACGCCATTGAAAGCGAATCTGCCAATTCTAACTGATCAACGGGATCGGCAGTTTGTTGAGTCACGATTGGTTCTGGTAGCCACGTCCCAACGTACTTTTCTCGTTGCACGTGGGCTGAACGCAAACGATCGATACAGAGGCGGGTGGTAATGGTTGCCAGATAGGTTTTGGCAGATTTTACTGTTGTTTGGGCTGTTTGGTGCCAACGGAGGAAGGTTTCTTGCACCATGTCTTCAGCATCGGTAACAGTTCCTAACATACGGTAGGCGATCGCAAATAATAAAGAACGATGCTGGTTAAAGGTTTCGAGATCGCTCATAAAAACTGCTCTCTTCGACGGAGAGTGCTTAATGCCCAAGCGCCAATTGCACATCCGATTCCTTCGGTTAGCAATAGAAAAATCGCTGTAATGTGGAAAAGCACACCCCAAGCTGCAAACGGAATTTCAAAGATGCGATCGCTTCCAATCGCAATGAAATGATGATAGAGACCAAATAGCATGGCACTAGCCATTGAAATCAGCAACAACCAGCTACCAGCCTGTTGAAATTGTGTCCAAAATAAAATCAAGGCTGCAATTGGAGCGATCGCATAGTTCCCTCTCACAAATTAACAATATATTCAGAAATATTGGGAGAGTACAATCAACGTTTTGACTCTCCCCAATTGTCTACACAGAAAGTTTTTCAGCAACACCTTTCTTGTGCTGCAATGCTCCTGGCTCATAGCTACCCGGAAGCATTCGAGTCGTAATGGCAATACGATTCCAGCTATTGATCGTCACGATCGCCATTAGTAAATTAGCAACTTCGTCGGGAGTAAAATAACGGCTGACTTCGTTGTAAATTTCATCAGTAACTTGATGAGTCGCAATCGAGGTGACAGCTTCTGTGAACGCCAAAACTGCCCGTTCCTCATCTGTAAAAAATGGTGTTTCTCGCCAAGCATTGAGGGCGTAGATTCGTTGCTCTGTTTCACCATTGAGTCTGGCATCTTTGGTATGCATATCGATACAATACGCACAGCCATTGATTTGTGATGCGCGAATTTTAATTAGTTCCAGTAGCGTTGGGTTAATGCCACTACTTCTGACATACCGTTCTAGTTGAACCATCGCTCGGTAAGCAGCGGATTCAACTTTAAGTTCCATTCGGCTTTGCATCTTTCAACCTCTTCCTAAAATTAGGTATTCGCTTATTAGACGAATTAGGGTTACTGGTTGTGACAGATGAAAAAATAAAATTAGCCATCTAGGATAGACATTGCGATCGCACTGAAGCCAGCTAAACTCAAACCAAAGTTTGTAGCATGGGCATATTCCCACTGGTTCCTTAACTGTTGCCAATCGGTTGGTAGTGAACCTGCATTTGCCTGTTCGATCGCGACATTGACAGGCTCAATCCGTAGAAAATAGATCAGAGGAAAAGCGATCGCTAAACACAATGTACCCGCTAATGTCCACCAAAAAGCCGATTTGTGTTTTCTCACTAGAACTGTGAGTGCGATCGCCCACAGAACTGCACCTACAGTAATAAACGCCCCTGGCCCTGGCGCACCAAAATAGCGGTACAAACTATTCTGAATCGTTACATACAGTGCCCCGTCATACTGCATTTTGGCAGGTAGTTCTAAAGTATGGGCAAACTCTAACCCCATGAATAGCGCCACGAGGATAAGTGTCAGCAAACGCCAGATTTTTAGAAACATAGTTACCTCTTAAAGCCAATACAAGCAATGCTGGTGAAACGAGCTAGCCCAACCGGAAACGGCACAAACTGAAGCTGAGTTAGCCCAACTTCGTGTATGAGTTTTGATAGTTCCTCCCGGTTGAAACATCGATTTCCCCAATACCACTGAATTAACCAACCTAGTAGTCCAGACTGAGTAACGACAAGAATTAATGGTGCGCCTGGACGCAGAACTCTAACCATTTCCTGTAAGCCTTGTATCGGATCGGGCAAGTGTTCAAGCGTGTGGGCACAGATGACACCATCGAAGGAACGATCTGCAAATGGCAAAGTATTAACATCACTTTGACAAATGCGATGAGGAACATTTGCCACAGAAAGTTTTTGATCTGCTTTCTGAAGCATCTGCGATGAAATATCTACTCCTGTAATCTGCGTTTTCGGGTTAATGATTTGAGCAAATGCCAGACTAAAAGCTGCTGTGCCAATACCGCAATCACAAATAGTTAACTTGTCTTGTCCCAAAGGCAGGATATTGGAGTTTTTTAGCGATCGCCATAATTCTCTATAAGCATGGCTATAACCCAGAAACTGAAGATGCTGATGCCACCAAGAAGCAGCTTGATTATAGGTTTGAGACAGTTGCGCGTTCGTGGGATAAATTCGTTGAACTGAGATTTGCCACCATCCAATCGTCCATTCCATTGTGAAACCTCATTGATGTATGACTGTACTTTCACAATCGCTTGGAAGTTCAAATTCATCCCTGACCGAATGGATAGTTAAAAGAATAGTTTTTGCAGGAGTTCAAGCCGCAAAATTACTGGCTTAAAATTTGTTGAATATCTTCTGGGATAGTCATTTTTTCTGAGTTATTAACATTGGCTTTACCTCCTCTGAGATATCTCTTTTTTCCATACAAAAGTGTTAAGGGAATTGCCAGAAATGTTGGCAGTAATTGCCCAGCAATCTCCTTAAAATCTCTTTGTTTCCAAGCCAGCTTCAGCATATTCCAATGGGCAATTACATGAGCGATCGCATCAGTTTGTCCTAGAATATGAGCGCGTTGTAGAGCTATCCATGCTGATTCAAAGTCTTGCTCTGCAATAAATTTCTTCGCTTTGTCAAGTTCTGCGTGGAAATGTTCATATAAAATCGCTTTCATTTTATCCTCCAACTATTAAGTTGATGGGCTTCTCAATTTTTGCAAGGTGAAATAATAGGAAGCATCACCTGTCTTAAAAAGTGCATACCAGGCTTCCAAAATTGGGGTATCGTAAATATCAAGCTTTTTGAAGATGTGGTAAGCAAATTCCAACGGTGCTGTTGAGTTAGCGGTAATGACATCGCCAGCAGTCACCGCAGGTTGATTTTGATAAAAGGCTGCTCCGCGATAGTTTGTGGCTTGCAAATACTCTGAAGCATTGCTGGTGTGGGGTTTGTCATCCAAGATGCCAGCACGCGCTAACCCTGCTGTCGCGCCACAAATCGCTGCAATTGGGATACCTGAAACTAATAACGCTTTTACTGTTTCTAAGATTTCAGCATTTTTGCCTGCATTCCATACTTCCCCCCCTGGCAGAATCAGCATGGCACTTGAGTTTAGTTCGTCGAGGGTGATATCCGGTAGAATCGTCACACCCCCAATCGTTGTCACAGGTTCAGCATCTAAGCCAACAGTTTGAATGCGATAACGTCCGGGATGTTTTTGAAATGCTGGGTTGTTGATTCCCGCAACAGCAAAACCAATTTCCCAATCAGCAAGGGTATTAAATATGAATAAATGAACGATTTGCTTTTCCATACACCGCACATGGGGAAGTGGATTCTTTCGTTACCAAAAGCCCCATTTCCCCCAGCTTATCTAAATGCCGTGATTCGTTCACTAGCCGAAAGGATAGGTCTTGGAGTTGTGATTGCTGCTAGGATAAAAGCCGTAATTCTCTGGCTTTTGTCACAGCTTGAGTGCGATTTTTTACTTCTAACTTGCCGTAGATATTACGGGCGTGCCATTTGACTGCCGCCAAACTTACAAATAGTTGGTCTGCGATCGCTTGATTTGACATTCCGGTTGCTAGATAATTCAGTACTTCTAGCTCGCGGTCAGTTAATTGCTCAATCAAAGCTGGGATTAAAGTAGATTTCTTGGGCGCAAGTGAACCAAATGCAGCTAACAAACGATTCACTTCCGAGGAATGAATATTCTTGGAGACAGCCTGTTGCAATAACTCTGCCATTGGTTTTCCTTCATCCAAAAACAGACGAATGTAATTCCCTTGGTGAGGAATATTTAGGGCTTGATTCAGGTAATTGACAGATTCTTCCCTATCTCCTTGAGCCTGCAAAACCAACGCCTGTAACAGCAAAGTTTCCATCATGCGGATAGTTCGCCCACCTGCCTGAGCAAATTTATACAGTCGCTTCAGCAATCCCAGAGCATCTTGTAATTGACCGTAAGCCAGCAGCAATCTGGCATAGGTTAAGTAATTGAGTTCGGAAACAGTCGGATACTGTTCAGTGATGCTGTAGCGCAGTTTACCCTCTACACTCAGATTACTTTTCTCTACCCAAGCGATCGCGGCATCTAAATTTCCTGCTGCCAAATACAATCTCACCTTACAGGCTTCTACTGCCAGGATGGTAGGCCAAACCCACAATTGACAGTGTTCAGCTCCATGAATCGCCGCCCACGCCGCCGGAAAGTCTCCTTGCGCTTGGCGTACTCGTGCCAGTGTAATATAGCCCATCATCAATCCAGGTTGCTGATTCTGGATAGCACGCTCGATGCTTTGAGTTAGATGTTGTGCCGCATCTGCTAATTGATTTTGCTCTCTTAATAAATCAGCCAAGGCTACTTGCACCAGTACTCCGGCATAGGTTGCTAACCAACGGCGTTCCGTTGCTAGTTCTAAACCTTGCTGGCACAGGGAAGTTGCATCATCTAGTTTTCCTCGTAATGCGAGAAACTGTGCTTGTAAATAAAGCCCAGCGATCGCCGGATCGGCTGTGCCTCGTACCTTGCCAATGTAGCTAACTTCTTTAAGTAATTGCTTTGCTCCCTGATAATTATCGCCAACAAAATAAGTGACGCCCAGATTGAGAAGAATTAGCGATCGCAACCAAGAATTGTCTGACGGCAATAAATGCAAGGCTTTTTCCATGAATGCAACTGATTCTGCTGTATTTCCTTGCTGACGGGCTTGCATTCCTTTGAGTGCGACAACTAAACCCCAAAGGCGATCGCTGTTTTCAGTGGGATCAATGCCTTGATTGAGTAATCGTTCCAGAGTTTGAACGATCGCGATCGCATCTGGAAATTGGGAAGAGGTGAACGCTGCCCAAGCTTTGGCTACAAGTAACCAGGGACGACTATCAGTTAGTTGTGCGGGTAATTCGTTCAGGACATTTCGCAAAAAGAGTGCATCAATTCGAGGGTTTTCTTTTGTTTGAACTTCTTGCTCAATTAAACTGGCTGCATACTCAAACGCTTTTGCTGAAATGGCGTGTTGAATGGCTTCTGTAATATATCCCTGCTGTTCGTACCATTGGGCAGCACGATAATGATACTTCCCGCCGCCATCCGGTTCTATCCGGTGCAGAATGTGACGCAATGACTCAGCAAATAGATGGTGATAGCGATACCAGGTGTGGTTAGCGTCTAGTGTAATTACAAATAAGTTTTGACGTTCTAATTGCTCTAAAATCTCGGCTCCATTCATTCCATCTTCTCCCACAACTGCTTCACACAGGGAGCCAGACATCTGCCCAAGGATAGAAGTTCGCAGGAGAAATAATTGCAGGGGCGATGATTGCCGTTGTCAAACTTCCTCGACTAGATAATCTAAGATATAGCGCTTATTCCCTCCAAAGGAGTTAATGAATACGTCGTGAGAAATACTATCACGTAGAGAAAGCATAGCTAGTTGTAACCCAGCAACCCAGCCTTCAGTTTGCGTTTGTAGGGTTGCTATCTGAGCGTCTGTTAACGGCTGTGACACGCTCTGATGCCAGAATGTTACAGCTTCTTCATCAGTGAAGCGTAAGTCTTCTGCCCGCAGTTCGGTTAACTGACTGCGGACGCGCAATCTGGCTAAAGGTAGCGGTGGATCGACACGAGTTGCGATCGCCAAATGAATCTGTGTTGGTAAATGCTCCAGAAAAAAAGTCAGTGAGTCATGAATTTCGGGAGTTGTAATTAGATGATAATCATCCAAAACGAGAATTAATGCTGTTTCTAGTTGCGCTAATTCATTGATTAAAGGTGTTAAAAATACCTCAAATGGAAAAGGTTCGCTCGATCGCAACATCGCCAGCGTAGCTTCTCCAATATCCTGAATATTCTGCTGCAAAGCGGCAATAATATATGTCCAAAAGCGCGTGGGATCGTTATCTTGTTCATCCAAAGAGAGCCAACTTACAAATGCTTGAGTTTGATGCGCCCATTCACTCAGCACAGTTGTTTTACCAAAGCCAGCCGCAGCCGAAATTAGAATCAGCCTGCTGGTTAATCCCCAATCTAATTTCTCCCACAAACGTTTCCGCTGCACCAAAGGCGAACGTGACGATGGAAGATGCAACTTGGTTACTAACAGGGGGCTAACCATATCAAATTGAACATCTGCACAAATCCCTATTTTCAGGGTAACGAATAAACCGTTTTCTCTTCATAGAGCTATCACTTCAGTAAAGTAAGTGGACAATTTGAGAAATTACTGAAGAGGTAGATTGTAGAAAGCAGAAAGAACGATCCGCTACGATCGCATTAGTAATTAATGGTATCGAAGTATGGCAAAGCAAGACACTCCACTCACAGGAGAAGCCTTGATTAAAGAAGTGTGTCGTCGAATTCGAGTAGCCCGCAGCTATTGGGATGCTCATAACAATGCTGCTTGTCGGGGTGAGCGCGATCGCGCATTAGCCCTTTACAACACATTGACTAAGGAAGAAAAACAGCAGATACCGCAAGTTTTACGGGTATGGCTACGCTATCGCAGTGAAAAATATTTTGGCGCACATCGAACACCACCCAAATCAGCAAGAAAATCGAAATAAGCAGATTTTGGTTTTCTTAGTTCTAAGTTCTCATTTTCAATAGTTGAAAACTCTTGAATATTCAATACCCTGAATTTATTCATGAGGATTTCTTAGTTCTCTGAGAACATTTCACATTTGTTCTTTTGTTATTTGGCTTTCTCAATACAAATGGGGAGCAACGCGATAATGCTTTATGGCGATCGCAGCAGCATGAAAGCGTGAATACTCAACTCCTCATTTCTCCTCAAGAACTTACATCTCTATTAGCAGAAAACTCATCACAGATTGTCATTATCGATACGCGAAGTCAAGAAGATTATGCTATTTCTCATATTCCTAATTCAATCAATATTAGAGATTTTTTTACCTATCTTTTAGAAAATTCCTCACCAGCAGGATTTAAAAAATTACAAGAGCATTTTACAGAAATTCTCAGCAGGTTAGGAATATCTGGCACAGAATGGTTAATTGTTTATGAAGACACTTTCAATCGAGGTTATGGTCAATCTTGTCGTGCAGCTTTCTTATTGAAGTATTTGGGTTGCGCTCAGGTGTCTATTTTACACGGAGGATATAGAGCATGGTTGAGGGCTGGATTATCTACTACTGATGAAGTAGCATTACGTGAAAGTAGCATATTTAAATTGCATCCCAACCCTGAGATGATCGTGACTACCAGCGAAATGTTGGAAGCAATTAATAATCCAGAAATTATTAAATTAGATGTGCGCGATCGCTCAGAATGGGTTGGGTTAAGTTCTTCTCCCTACGCTCCTGATTTTTGCCCCCGTAAAGGTAGAATTCCTAATGCTGTGTGGCTAGAATGGCATCGTCTGATGACATCAGATTCAGAAATCTCTATGTTTCGCTCAAAAGACGAAATCTTAGAAATTTGTGAATCTGTTGGTATTACTACTAATTCTGTTGTATACGTATACTGTTTTAAAGGTTCCAGGGCGGCGAATACTTTAATTGCTCTGGAACTTGCAGGAATTTCTGCTAGAAATTATTTTGGGTCTTGGAATGAATGGTCTATTGACTTTTCGCTACCAATTGATAGCAGAGTCATCAAAGAAAATGAAAAGTAGATAAATTGCTATATCTGAATAGGCAATCTCAAAGCGGCTTTTGAGTAGGTACACCAACAGCACGAGGAAAAGTAGCTGGTGTGGTTGCTATTTTACGCAAGTACAAGCAGTGACGAATACTTTTACTTAAAGGAGTAATAAATTGTGCGATCGCTTCAATTTCACCACCCAATTGGCTAACAGTATTTTCTAAAGCTGTGGTTTCCTCTTCAGTCCAATTACCACGGTAAATTACTGCTAAACCACCTTTTTTGAGCAATGGTAGAGTGTATTCTGCACAGGCGGAAGCTGAACCGACAGCACGAATGAAGGCAAGATCGTAACTTTGTCGATGCTGAGGTTGTTGACCAATTTCTTCAGCTCTACCAACGAGAGTTTTGGCATTACTTAGACCAAGTTCAGTCAATATTTTTTCGATAAAATTAATTTTTTTGCGAGTTGAATCTAACAGTGTAATTGTGCAATTTGGTGCAGCGATCGCCACTGGAATACCAGGAAAACCTGCACCCGTGCCAATATCAATCGCAGACGCACCCTCTTTCAAGGAAGAAATAAATTGCTGCTGTGGCGCAATTCCCCGTAGCGAATCCCACAGGTGTTTCTCCCAAAACTCTTGAGGTTCGGTGATGCGAGTTAAATTTAATTGGCGGTTCCCCTCAAGAATTAATTCATAAAGCTGCTGAAATTTTAATTGCTGTTGGGCTGTAGGTTGCCAATTGAGAGTTTCTTGCCAGATTTCTGCCATTTCAGGCAATGTATTTGTCATTGGTCATTTGTCATTGGTCATTTGTTCTTCTCTCCCTCATCCCCCCACACTCCCCACACTCCTTCATCTCCTGCTTGCCCATCCCCCTAATTACACAGCCGGTTGGGGTTCTTGTACTTTAGCTTTCAGTATTGCGGGATCGACTGATTTTAGTTCACCGTGGTTGAGTGTCCAACAACTATCTGCGATCGCTAACATATCTCCGGCATCGTGTGTTACTACTAACAATGTCCAATCTTGTTTGAGCTTTGCTAATAAATTTACTAACTGCCGACGCATTGACCAATCTAAGCCGGCTGTCGGTTCATCTAATAACAGTAAATTAGGTTGGCGAATTAACTGTACCGCTAAGGCTAGACGTCGCTGCTGTCCACCACTCAATGCATGAGGTTTTGCTGACAGTGATAAATGCTCTAATCCTACTTCACTAAGCGCCTGCCTAACTTGCTCTGACCTCAATTCTGGATGGCCTAAGCGCAGTTCTTCTAAAATCGTACCGCCACAGAAATGTCGCTCTGGAAACTGAAATACCAACCCAGCCAATTGTTGTAGTTGTTCGGATAGGAGTTCCTGTTCGCGCCAGAAGACTCCGCCAGAAGTTGGTTCGGCTAGTCCAGATAAAATTTCTAGTAAGGTACTTTTACCAGAACCACTTGGCCCAATAATCAAACCTAGCTTTTGGGGTGGTAATTCCAAGTTGATGGCTTTGAGAATCGCTGTTGGGCAGGCTGTTGGGTGATAAGTCAGATTTCTGAGATAGAGCATTTGTTAAGATTACCAAAAAGTTGGCGAATAACGGATCGACTAAGCTTAACTACACTAAGAACAATTAAAAAATTCCAAAAACATTACATAGCTTATAATCTGCCTTAAAAAAGTTCTGATGAATGAGTCTTTGCTCAAAGGTCAAGAGTCATTTGTCATGGCTCTTCCGCACACTTCCTTTTCCTCCTACGTCCTTCTCTCGTGATTCATTGGGACTGCCTGACAACCCTAATCTAACAGTAAGAATCAGCTATAACAGTTCAATTTGACTCTTGAACTTACTTATCAAGACGGCGAACAGGAAACAAGGGAAGTAGAAAATTAGGCCATTGTTCCATTTTGGCAGGCTTAATCGCAAGCAATGCCTACAAATAACGTGGGAACCTGTAAAAATTACAAAAGTCGATCTCTGTATACAATTCTGGCTAAAACAGACGCAAGTTAAGGTTTATCGCTTTTTGCATTTTAAGTAACATAAACAACTATTTCAACCGCAATTATTCTGAGGATGACAATGGCTAAATGGTTTTCGGCTCCTCACGCCACTGTGTTTGCTAGAATTACAAGCTTTGCTCAAGCAACTTTTACCGCTGCGATCGCATTTAATTTATCGCTCAATCCTGCGTTTGCTGGCGATCCCTTTAGAACTAGCAACCCGCATAACATTGGTGACAAAACAGAAGCCGCATTTAAAGCAGTTTTTCAAAAAGGCAACTATCCAGAGGCAGACAGTTATATCCAACAAGCCCTATCTAGCGAGCCAAATGAACCTTTAGCCTATGCGATGAAGGCATCTTTAGCATATGCGAATAAGGATTTAAACACATTAGAAACATACAGCACAAAAACCCTAGAAATTGGACAAAAGTTGATTGCTAGCGATCCATTACGGGGTAATTTATACACAGCAGTCGGTAACTTTTTAGAAGGAGCAGTAATTATCACGCGTCAAGGTACAGGCGGTGCAGCACAAGCTTTAGGGAAGCTGCGACAAGTCTATCAATATTTAGACAAAGCAGAAGCAATTTCTGCCAACGATCCAGAACTCAATTTGATTAAAGGTTATATGGATTTACTCCTAGCTGTAAATCTGCCTTTTACTAATCCAGATGAAGCAATTCAACGTCTAGAAACAAACGCTGCTCCCCGTTATTTAGTGGATCGAGGTATTGCTATAGCCTACCGCGATCTCAAAAATTACTCCCAAGCTTTGGATTATGCCAACCGTGCTTTAAAAGCAACCTCTGATAACCCAGAACTGTATTATCTCAAAGCTCAAATTCTGAGTGCGCAAGGAAAGAGACAAAATAACCGACAAACGCTTCAAGATGCGATCGCTCATTTTGACAAAGCCTTGAGCAAAAAATCTCAACTCCCAGCGGATTTAGCCAAACAAATCGAACACGAACGCAATAGCGCTAACAATAGCCTCAAAAGTCAAAATTAGTCGAGAGTCCAGGGTCAATAGTCAAAAGTCACGAGCAAATTAATTATTTCTCCTTGTCCTCCTTGTCTCCCCACACTTCCCACACTCCCCACACTCCCTCTTCTCCCCAATCCCTAACCCCTATCCTGCTATGCTTGTTTTCAGAAAACAGTAACAAAGATATTTAACGACAATGCATATCCAATTTCGTGAATTTAATCCTTTTGATGTTTGGATTTGGCTAAAGTTCAGCACGATTCCTTCTGCACGAGAAAAGCAGTATGTAGAAGAAGTTTTCAATTCCTGGTTTTATTTAGGTAAACTAGGTGCATTTAATGCCGAAAATCTTCAAGTGCAGGAAACTGGGCTAGATATTAGCTACATGAATTATGACTCCCAAGGTTATGACAGAAGCTTATTAGCGCTCATGCATAATATGGGTGAATTTGAGTACGAAGGGGAATGGGCGCGTTGCTGGTTTGATTTAGGAACTAGTGATGCGATCGCTTTGGACATTTTAATTAATGCCCTCACCCAGCTAAGTGAAGAATATGTCACTGTTGAAGAATTGTATATCGGCGGCGAAAATGAAGATTGGCCTGTAGAAGATAGTGACAGTCGTTCGTACTCGATCTACGATAATTAATTACTTAAGCTACCAAAATGAGCAAATTAGGGGAAATCAGGGTTTTAGTCTTAGGACTGATTCGGCATGGCGATGGCGGAGCCAACGCCAAAGGCGAACGCATATTTGTTTCTGAAGGCTACGACCCTGTAGAGCAATCAACATTTTATCGCGCTTTAGGTGGTGGTGTTGATTTTGGCGAACCTAGCATTTTAGCTTTACAACGAGAATTCCAAGAAGAAATTCAAGCAGACTTAACTAATATTTGTTATCTAGGTTGTATTGAAAATATCTTTACATTTAATGGTAGGCAAGGTCACGAAATTATTTTACTTTACCAATGTGATTTTGCCGATCCCAGCTTTTATGAATTAGATAGCCTCATATTTTCTGAGTCTGAGACTCATAAACATCGGGCACTTTGGATCGATATTAACCGTTTTAAATCAGGAGAGTTAAGATTAGTGCCCGAAGAATTTTTCAATTATTTATAAAATTGCCATCGCACCCGAAAAAATTTATATGTACTGTTAGATTAACAGAAATTATTGGGTATATTATTCTCATATAACCAGCAATCAGACACATCATGCAAATGTGTTGATAGTCTATGTTGAATGCAAATAACGATCGTCAGTGTAAAAGCGGAATTTTATTGCAGACAACAATCGTAACGTTGTGAAAATGTGTTTGATGAGCAATTCCAAATTATGCTTAGTACCAATTCGCTATGAAGATAGATATTATTAGCCTACAGCGGCTAGCTTAGTATTCTAGCGCTTGGTGTTCTGCAATTTAAATGTAGACTCATGCCAACTCGTAGAAATAAGTATCCAAGGGAAATAGTTGAAAAAGTTAACTACTAACCTCGATCTTGACCATGCCTTGTGAACCTATTTTAATTCCGTAGATCTACAACCTTTACCTCAGCTTAAAGTACTCTTGCTTTCACCCAATCTGAAGTCTTTATTTCAAGTATTATATGAGCTTATATGAGCTTGAACTAAGCCAAAGTTGAGTTGTTAGTTGTTTAGATAAAAATTTTATGTATTTTTGTAACAAAAATAACAATTTACTAGATATTCAATGCCTTAAAATGGACTGCCTTGACAGTATAATCCTCAGGTAATCTGGCGAAAGTAAGAGCAAATACCGCTTGTACAGACAAAAGTCCATCTCTTGTATGTATACAACTCCATCTCAGGATACTGTGCATTTTCATAACTAGAGATTTAGACTCAAGATATAAGATTGGTATAGAGAATATAAGTAATTAATAACTGGAAACTATACCATCTTTATAATT
The genomic region above belongs to Calothrix sp. NIES-2098 and contains:
- a CDS encoding RNA polymerase sigma-70 factor, ECF subfamily protein, which gives rise to MCNWRLGIKHSPSKRAVFMSDLETFNQHRSLLFAIAYRMLGTVTDAEDMVQETFLRWHQTAQTTVKSAKTYLATITTRLCIDRLRSAHVQREKYVGTWLPEPIVTQQTADPVDQLELADSLSMAFLVVLERLSPIERAVFLLREVFDYDYDEIAQIVGKSQANCRQIFKRSRQHISDRRPRFPVSDRQQEEITAQFVKASTQGNLQGLLALLAKDVTYWSDGGGKVVAALKPLQGAMKVGKFLLALRSKWLSTSISQIAGINGQPGIILFVNDRIHSVTTFEIFDGYIQSVYTIRNPDKLKRIAEKLNCQSEMNPKPMSSNAQNNFTDLAT
- a CDS encoding 4-carboxymuconolactone decarboxylase domain protein, yielding MQSRMELKVESAAYRAMVQLERYVRSSGINPTLLELIKIRASQINGCAYCIDMHTKDARLNGETEQRIYALNAWRETPFFTDEERAVLAFTEAVTSIATHQVTDEIYNEVSRYFTPDEVANLLMAIVTINSWNRIAITTRMLPGSYEPGALQHKKGVAEKLSV
- a CDS encoding ThiJ/PfpI domain-containing protein, producing MEKQIVHLFIFNTLADWEIGFAVAGINNPAFQKHPGRYRIQTVGLDAEPVTTIGGVTILPDITLDELNSSAMLILPGGEVWNAGKNAEILETVKALLVSGIPIAAICGATAGLARAGILDDKPHTSNASEYLQATNYRGAAFYQNQPAVTAGDVITANSTAPLEFAYHIFKKLDIYDTPILEAWYALFKTGDASYYFTLQKLRSPST
- a CDS encoding transcriptional regulator, LuxR family with TPR repeats, translating into MSGSLCEAVVGEDGMNGAEILEQLERQNLFVITLDANHTWYRYHHLFAESLRHILHRIEPDGGGKYHYRAAQWYEQQGYITEAIQHAISAKAFEYAASLIEQEVQTKENPRIDALFLRNVLNELPAQLTDSRPWLLVAKAWAAFTSSQFPDAIAIVQTLERLLNQGIDPTENSDRLWGLVVALKGMQARQQGNTAESVAFMEKALHLLPSDNSWLRSLILLNLGVTYFVGDNYQGAKQLLKEVSYIGKVRGTADPAIAGLYLQAQFLALRGKLDDATSLCQQGLELATERRWLATYAGVLVQVALADLLREQNQLADAAQHLTQSIERAIQNQQPGLMMGYITLARVRQAQGDFPAAWAAIHGAEHCQLWVWPTILAVEACKVRLYLAAGNLDAAIAWVEKSNLSVEGKLRYSITEQYPTVSELNYLTYARLLLAYGQLQDALGLLKRLYKFAQAGGRTIRMMETLLLQALVLQAQGDREESVNYLNQALNIPHQGNYIRLFLDEGKPMAELLQQAVSKNIHSSEVNRLLAAFGSLAPKKSTLIPALIEQLTDRELEVLNYLATGMSNQAIADQLFVSLAAVKWHARNIYGKLEVKNRTQAVTKARELRLLS
- a CDS encoding transcriptional regulator, LuxR family with TPR repeats — its product is MVSPLLVTKLHLPSSRSPLVQRKRLWEKLDWGLTSRLILISAAAGFGKTTVLSEWAHQTQAFVSWLSLDEQDNDPTRFWTYIIAALQQNIQDIGEATLAMLRSSEPFPFEVFLTPLINELAQLETALILVLDDYHLITTPEIHDSLTFFLEHLPTQIHLAIATRVDPPLPLARLRVRSQLTELRAEDLRFTDEEAVTFWHQSVSQPLTDAQIATLQTQTEGWVAGLQLAMLSLRDSISHDVFINSFGGNKRYILDYLVEEV
- a CDS encoding rhodanese domain-containing protein encodes the protein MLFGFLNTNGEQRDNALWRSQQHESVNTQLLISPQELTSLLAENSSQIVIIDTRSQEDYAISHIPNSINIRDFFTYLLENSSPAGFKKLQEHFTEILSRLGISGTEWLIVYEDTFNRGYGQSCRAAFLLKYLGCAQVSILHGGYRAWLRAGLSTTDEVALRESSIFKLHPNPEMIVTTSEMLEAINNPEIIKLDVRDRSEWVGLSSSPYAPDFCPRKGRIPNAVWLEWHRLMTSDSEISMFRSKDEILEICESVGITTNSVVYVYCFKGSRAANTLIALELAGISARNYFGSWNEWSIDFSLPIDSRVIKENEK
- the gidB gene encoding glucose-inhibited division protein B, producing MTNTLPEMAEIWQETLNWQPTAQQQLKFQQLYELILEGNRQLNLTRITEPQEFWEKHLWDSLRGIAPQQQFISSLKEGASAIDIGTGAGFPGIPVAIAAPNCTITLLDSTRKKINFIEKILTELGLSNAKTLVGRAEEIGQQPQHRQSYDLAFIRAVGSASACAEYTLPLLKKGGLAVIYRGNWTEEETTALENTVSQLGGEIEAIAQFITPLSKSIRHCLYLRKIATTPATFPRAVGVPTQKPL